The Cellulomonas sp. S1-8 genome has a window encoding:
- a CDS encoding putative bifunctional diguanylate cyclase/phosphodiesterase, whose amino-acid sequence MLGDVPLWTTVLQFLAAGLVGGFCVLQWVWWRGAVRSDGSTWALALSVAMAVLVLVAGLHGLVTAPDLREALSFLHGQLVGVVALLCLPATRAFGGSGPPLRPWVTAAAGVLLLRTVLWFLTFGPVDAPGLPTGRPVAVALLFVVLSITVGYVVVALGAVRLTLLGGLLVAAGSVSLGTLTAGILLTGQPLGALLASLWPLPLAVGLESLASVRLRRAQLTARRRELMRDALSSVTNNAWFHRDADALLVQARDAAREVLGDPTIEGSLRPLQRDRYVADLFPDDPDQLAPHERTFLIDLGLVVSTAAERYTLTDRLSRAAVTDTLTGLPNRRAVDTHLFEVLERASVERTRVSVVYCDIDGFKDVNDREGHAAGDDLLRRTADYLRTWVDDDTYVARLAGDEFAVIVSRAPADDELSDLARRVRSGFGARVGTVAGPRLTCGVATWNPTDVVDPDTLLRHADAAMLEAKRTASGHRVFDPALRARAEDTRRMRAALERAVEEDRITAYFQPIVDARTLEVVGLEALARWHEGDSYVLPEHWLALAEQTGLIVPIGRSMIRQARRALDRHHMPVAVNLSARELHEQDVLERIDAAWSGGPWEHLTIEITETTMLRTAAAVPVLSELRARGARIALDDFGTGFSSLARLARLPVDILKIDRSFVREVRSPRGAGPIRAIVALAEHHGLDVVAEGVESAGDLQVLVELGVQQAQGNFVGRPAPGLPVRGARPQPRATSAFAQASGELRRVETRLPQRRARIVPRPLRVVQGALDESTPEHL is encoded by the coding sequence ATGCTCGGTGACGTCCCCCTGTGGACCACCGTCCTGCAGTTCCTGGCTGCCGGACTGGTCGGTGGCTTCTGCGTACTGCAGTGGGTCTGGTGGCGCGGTGCCGTGCGCTCCGACGGGTCGACGTGGGCGCTGGCGCTGTCCGTCGCCATGGCCGTCCTCGTGCTGGTCGCCGGCCTGCACGGCCTCGTCACCGCACCGGACCTGCGCGAGGCGCTGTCGTTCCTGCACGGGCAGCTCGTCGGTGTCGTCGCCCTGCTGTGCCTGCCCGCGACCCGGGCGTTCGGTGGCAGCGGACCTCCCCTGCGCCCGTGGGTCACGGCCGCGGCGGGCGTCCTGCTGCTGCGCACCGTGCTGTGGTTCCTCACGTTCGGGCCGGTCGACGCGCCCGGGCTGCCCACGGGCCGGCCCGTGGCCGTCGCGCTGCTGTTCGTCGTGCTGAGCATCACCGTCGGGTACGTGGTGGTGGCCCTGGGCGCGGTGCGGCTGACGCTGCTCGGCGGGCTGCTCGTCGCCGCCGGCTCCGTCTCGCTCGGCACGCTGACCGCCGGGATCCTGCTCACCGGACAGCCCCTGGGCGCCCTGCTCGCCAGCCTGTGGCCGCTGCCGCTGGCGGTCGGGCTGGAGTCGCTCGCGTCGGTGCGGCTGCGCCGCGCCCAGCTGACCGCGCGCCGCCGTGAGCTCATGCGCGACGCCCTGTCGTCCGTCACCAACAACGCGTGGTTCCACCGCGACGCGGACGCACTGCTCGTCCAGGCGCGCGACGCCGCCCGCGAGGTCCTCGGCGACCCGACCATCGAGGGTTCGCTGCGCCCCCTGCAGCGTGACCGCTACGTCGCCGACCTGTTCCCCGACGACCCGGACCAGCTCGCGCCGCACGAGCGCACGTTCCTCATCGACCTCGGCCTCGTCGTCTCGACGGCCGCCGAGCGGTACACGCTCACCGACCGGCTCTCGCGCGCCGCCGTCACCGACACGCTCACGGGGCTGCCCAACCGCCGCGCCGTCGACACGCACCTCTTCGAGGTGCTCGAGCGCGCATCCGTCGAGCGCACGCGCGTCTCCGTCGTCTACTGCGACATCGACGGGTTCAAGGACGTCAACGACCGCGAGGGCCACGCCGCCGGCGACGACCTGCTGCGCCGCACGGCGGACTACCTGCGCACCTGGGTCGACGACGACACGTACGTCGCGCGCCTCGCCGGCGACGAGTTCGCCGTGATCGTCTCGCGCGCGCCCGCGGACGACGAGCTGTCGGACCTCGCGCGACGCGTCCGCAGCGGCTTCGGAGCCCGGGTCGGGACCGTCGCCGGTCCGCGCCTGACATGCGGCGTCGCGACCTGGAACCCGACGGACGTCGTGGACCCGGACACGCTGCTGCGGCACGCGGACGCGGCGATGCTCGAGGCCAAGCGCACGGCGTCCGGCCACCGCGTGTTCGACCCGGCGCTGCGGGCGCGGGCGGAGGACACGCGCCGCATGCGCGCCGCACTCGAGCGTGCCGTCGAGGAGGACCGCATCACCGCGTACTTCCAGCCGATCGTCGACGCGCGCACCCTCGAGGTCGTCGGGCTCGAGGCCCTCGCGCGCTGGCACGAGGGCGACAGCTACGTCCTGCCGGAGCACTGGCTGGCCCTCGCCGAGCAGACCGGGCTCATCGTCCCGATCGGGCGCTCGATGATCCGCCAGGCGCGGCGCGCGCTCGACCGGCACCATATGCCGGTCGCGGTGAACCTCTCGGCGCGCGAGCTGCACGAGCAGGACGTGCTCGAGCGGATCGACGCGGCGTGGTCCGGCGGCCCGTGGGAGCACCTGACGATCGAGATCACCGAGACCACGATGCTGCGCACCGCGGCGGCGGTGCCGGTGCTCTCCGAGCTGCGGGCCCGCGGGGCGCGGATCGCGCTCGACGACTTCGGGACGGGCTTCAGCTCGCTCGCGCGCCTCGCTCGGCTCCCCGTGGACATCCTCAAGATCGACCGCTCGTTCGTGCGGGAGGTCCGCTCGCCGCGCGGCGCCGGCCCCATCCGGGCGATCGTCGCGCTGGCCGAGCACCACGGCCTGGACGTCGTCGCCGAGGGCGTCGAGTCGGCAGGCGACCTGCAGGTGCTCGTCGAGCTGGGGGTGCAGCAGGCCCAGGGCAACTTCGTCGGACGCCCTGCGCCCGGCCTGCCGGTCCGCGGGGCCCGACCGCAGCCACGCGCGACCTCCGCGTTCGCGCAGGCGAGCGGCGAGCTGCGGCGGGTCGAGACGCGACTCCCCCAGCGGCGGGCGCGGATCGTCCCGCGCCCGCTGCGGGTGGTCCAGGGGGCCCTGGACGAGTCGACGCCCGAGCACCTGTAG
- the pyrR gene encoding bifunctional pyr operon transcriptional regulator/uracil phosphoribosyltransferase PyrR — protein sequence MSTGTPTSGPGQHAPAAPPPSDPTSRASGTTVLGAEDIGRALTRIAHEVVERNKGVGDVVLLGIPTRGLPLAHRLAQRLAQVEQVPADGLVGSLDVTMHRDDLAHQPTRTIGETYVPGGGVDGKVVVLVDDVLFSGRTIRAALDAISDLGRPRAVQLAVLVDRGHRELPIRADYVGKNLPTATAERVRVLLAETDGEDRVVIEGVAR from the coding sequence ATGAGCACTGGCACGCCCACGTCCGGCCCGGGGCAGCACGCCCCCGCCGCACCGCCCCCGTCGGATCCGACGAGCCGGGCGAGCGGCACCACCGTCCTCGGCGCCGAGGACATCGGCCGGGCGCTGACCCGCATCGCCCACGAGGTGGTGGAGCGCAACAAGGGTGTCGGCGACGTCGTCCTGCTGGGCATCCCCACGCGCGGTCTGCCGCTGGCCCACCGCCTCGCGCAGCGGCTCGCCCAGGTCGAGCAGGTGCCGGCGGACGGTCTCGTCGGCAGCCTCGACGTGACGATGCACCGCGACGACCTCGCCCACCAGCCGACGCGCACGATCGGCGAGACGTACGTGCCGGGCGGCGGCGTCGACGGCAAGGTCGTCGTCCTCGTCGACGACGTGCTGTTCTCCGGCCGGACGATCCGCGCGGCGCTCGACGCGATCAGCGACCTGGGCCGACCCCGCGCGGTGCAGCTCGCGGTGCTGGTGGACCGCGGCCACCGCGAGCTCCCCATCCGCGCCGACTACGTCGGCAAGAACCTGCCCACCGCGACCGCCGAGCGGGTCCGCGTGCTGCTCGCGGAGACCGACGGCGAAGACCGCGTGGTCATCGAGGGGGTTGCACGATGA
- a CDS encoding aspartate carbamoyltransferase catalytic subunit, with translation MKHLLSAADLSLDEAVLVLDTAAQMAATQAREIKKLPTLRGRTVVNLFFEDSTRTRISFETAAKRLSADVINFSAKGSSVSKGESLKDTALTLQAMGADAVVIRHQASGAPLTLARSGWTDGAVVNAGDGMHQHPTQALLDAYTLRRHLVGDGGRADATGRDLAGVHVAIVGDVLHSRVARSNVQLLRTLGARVTLVAPPTLVPVGVHAWPAEVSYDLDEVLATGPDAVMMLRVQRERMSSSGGGFFPSPPEYTRGYGLDARRLAVLPDHAVVLHPGPMNRGLEISADAADSPRAVIVEQVANGVAVRMAVLYLLLAGGEQGRARDDATARAGGGQERTVVRTDETRVHA, from the coding sequence ATGAAGCACCTGCTGTCCGCCGCCGACCTGTCCCTCGACGAGGCCGTCCTGGTGCTCGACACGGCCGCGCAGATGGCCGCCACGCAGGCGCGCGAGATCAAGAAGCTGCCCACGCTGCGCGGCCGCACGGTGGTCAACCTGTTCTTCGAGGACTCCACGCGCACCCGCATCTCGTTCGAGACGGCCGCCAAGCGGCTGTCGGCCGACGTCATCAACTTCTCCGCCAAGGGGTCGAGCGTCTCCAAGGGCGAGTCGCTCAAGGACACGGCGCTGACCCTGCAGGCCATGGGTGCGGACGCCGTCGTCATCCGCCACCAGGCCTCGGGAGCGCCGCTCACGCTCGCGCGCTCGGGGTGGACGGACGGCGCGGTGGTCAACGCGGGCGACGGGATGCACCAGCACCCCACGCAGGCGCTGCTCGACGCGTACACGCTGCGTCGGCACCTCGTCGGCGACGGCGGCCGTGCGGATGCGACGGGCCGTGACCTCGCGGGCGTGCACGTCGCGATCGTCGGTGACGTGCTCCACAGCCGGGTCGCCCGGTCGAACGTGCAGCTGCTGCGGACGCTCGGCGCGCGCGTCACGCTCGTCGCACCGCCGACGCTGGTCCCGGTCGGCGTCCACGCGTGGCCCGCGGAGGTGTCGTACGACCTCGACGAGGTGCTGGCCACGGGGCCTGACGCCGTCATGATGCTGCGGGTCCAGCGCGAACGGATGTCGAGCAGCGGCGGCGGGTTCTTCCCCAGCCCGCCGGAGTACACGCGCGGCTACGGCCTCGACGCCCGCCGCCTGGCGGTGCTGCCCGACCACGCGGTGGTGCTGCACCCCGGGCCGATGAACCGCGGCCTGGAGATCTCGGCCGACGCGGCGGACTCGCCGCGCGCCGTGATCGTCGAGCAGGTCGCCAACGGCGTCGCCGTCCGCATGGCGGTGCTGTACCTGCTGCTCGCGGGCGGCGAGCAGGGACGTGCGCGCGACGACGCGACGGCACGCGCCGGCGGCGGGCAGGAGCGCACGGTCGTGCGCACGGACGAGACGAGGGTGCACGCGTGA
- a CDS encoding dihydroorotase → MTTYLLTGARPLGGDPTDVLVADGVVAALGADARGDGRSADAQVVEADGLVLLPGLVDLHTHLREPGREDAETVASGTRAAALGGFTAVHAMANTTPTQDTAGVVEQVWRLGRDAGWCDVHPVGAVTVGLAGEQLAELTAMARSAAAVRVFSDDGKCVHDPVVMRRALEYVKAFDGVVAQHAQEPRLTEGAQMHEGVVSAELGLTGWPAVAEEAIVARDVLLAEHVGSRLHVLHLSTAGSVEIVRWAKARGIDVTAEVTPHHLVLTDELVRGYDPRYKVNPPLRTAADVEAVRAGLADGTIDTVGTDHAPHPREDKDCEWAAAAFGMTGLETALSVVQAVMVDTGRFTWADVARVMSTAPARIGRLPGQGRPIAVGEPANLTLVDPAARRVVVPEQQATASVNSPFAGQELPGRVVATFLRGRATVLDGVLTGQGVRV, encoded by the coding sequence GTGACGACATATCTGCTGACCGGGGCCCGGCCGCTGGGCGGGGACCCGACCGACGTGCTCGTGGCCGACGGGGTCGTCGCGGCGCTCGGCGCCGACGCCCGGGGTGACGGCCGCAGCGCCGACGCCCAGGTGGTCGAGGCCGACGGCCTGGTCCTGCTGCCGGGCCTGGTGGACCTGCACACGCACCTGCGCGAGCCGGGGCGCGAGGACGCCGAGACGGTCGCGTCCGGGACCCGCGCCGCGGCGCTGGGCGGCTTCACCGCGGTGCACGCGATGGCCAACACGACGCCGACGCAGGACACGGCCGGCGTCGTCGAGCAGGTCTGGCGCCTGGGCCGCGACGCCGGCTGGTGCGACGTGCACCCCGTGGGCGCGGTCACGGTCGGCCTGGCCGGTGAGCAGCTCGCCGAGCTGACGGCGATGGCGCGGTCCGCGGCGGCCGTGCGGGTGTTCTCCGACGACGGGAAGTGCGTGCACGACCCCGTCGTCATGCGGCGCGCGCTCGAGTACGTGAAGGCGTTCGACGGGGTGGTCGCGCAGCACGCGCAGGAGCCGCGCCTCACCGAGGGCGCGCAGATGCACGAGGGCGTCGTCTCGGCCGAGCTCGGCCTGACGGGGTGGCCCGCGGTCGCCGAGGAGGCGATCGTCGCGCGGGACGTGCTGCTCGCCGAGCACGTCGGGTCGCGTCTGCACGTGCTCCACCTGTCGACCGCGGGCTCGGTCGAGATCGTCCGCTGGGCCAAGGCGCGCGGCATCGACGTCACGGCCGAGGTGACGCCCCACCACCTGGTCCTCACCGACGAGCTCGTGCGCGGGTACGACCCGCGCTACAAGGTGAACCCGCCGCTGCGGACCGCCGCCGACGTCGAGGCCGTCCGGGCGGGCCTGGCCGACGGCACGATCGACACGGTGGGCACCGACCACGCGCCGCACCCGCGCGAGGACAAGGACTGCGAGTGGGCCGCCGCTGCGTTCGGCATGACGGGGCTCGAGACGGCGCTGTCGGTCGTGCAGGCCGTCATGGTCGACACGGGCCGGTTCACGTGGGCCGACGTCGCGCGCGTCATGTCGACCGCACCGGCACGCATCGGCCGCCTGCCGGGGCAGGGGCGTCCGATCGCCGTCGGCGAACCCGCGAACCTCACCCTCGTCGACCCGGCCGCGCGCCGCGTGGTGGTCCCCGAGCAGCAGGCCACCGCCAGCGTCAACTCGCCGTTCGCGGGCCAGGAGCTCCCGGGTCGGGTGGTCGCGACGTTCCTGCGCGGCCGCGCCACGGTGCTCGACGGCGTGCTGACCGGCCAGGGGGTGCGCGTCTGA
- the carA gene encoding glutamine-hydrolyzing carbamoyl-phosphate synthase small subunit: MSDAILVLEDGRTFTGRSYGATGRTVGEIVFNTGMTGYQETLTDPSYHRQIVVMTAPHIGNTGVNDEDDESRRIWVAGFVVRDPARLPSSWRSRRSLDDELAAQGIVGISDIDTRALTRHLRERGVMRAGVFSGDELERPDGGRRPLDDLVDEVLAAPPMVGADLAGEVSVDEAHVVAALGPDGTPLDAPLLRVAAVDLGIKSMTPQRMAERGIEVHVLPARSTIADVLAVQPDGVFFSNGPGDPSAARHEIDVLRGVLDRRIPFFGICYGNQLFGRALGFGTYKLRYGHRGVNQPVMDRATGKVEITAHNHGFAVDAPLDADTVAPFDGGRYGRVRVSHVDLNDDVVEGLEALDLPAFSVQYHPEAAAGPHDAAYLFDRFCDLMTTHRDGAGSTPDAATTQKGAA, translated from the coding sequence ATGAGCGACGCGATCCTCGTCCTCGAGGACGGCCGCACGTTCACCGGACGGTCCTACGGGGCCACCGGGCGGACGGTCGGCGAGATCGTCTTCAACACCGGCATGACGGGCTACCAGGAGACCCTGACCGACCCGTCCTACCACCGGCAGATCGTCGTGATGACGGCACCGCACATCGGCAACACGGGGGTCAACGACGAGGACGACGAGTCCCGTCGCATCTGGGTCGCCGGGTTCGTCGTGCGCGACCCCGCCCGCCTCCCCTCGAGCTGGCGTTCGCGCCGGTCGCTCGACGACGAGCTGGCCGCCCAGGGGATCGTCGGGATCAGCGACATCGACACCCGCGCGCTGACGCGGCACCTGCGCGAGCGGGGCGTCATGCGCGCCGGCGTCTTCTCGGGCGACGAGCTGGAGCGTCCCGACGGTGGTCGGCGTCCCCTCGACGACCTGGTCGACGAGGTGCTGGCGGCACCGCCGATGGTGGGCGCGGACCTCGCCGGCGAGGTGAGCGTCGACGAGGCGCACGTCGTCGCGGCGCTGGGCCCCGACGGCACGCCGCTGGACGCGCCGCTGCTGCGCGTGGCCGCGGTCGACCTCGGCATCAAGTCGATGACCCCGCAGCGCATGGCCGAGCGGGGCATCGAGGTGCACGTGCTGCCCGCACGGTCCACGATCGCGGACGTGCTCGCCGTGCAGCCCGACGGCGTGTTCTTCTCCAACGGGCCCGGCGACCCGTCGGCCGCGCGGCACGAGATCGACGTGCTGCGCGGGGTCCTCGACCGCCGCATCCCGTTCTTCGGCATCTGCTACGGCAACCAGCTGTTCGGCCGCGCGCTCGGGTTCGGGACGTACAAGCTGCGCTACGGGCACCGCGGCGTGAACCAGCCGGTCATGGACCGTGCCACCGGCAAGGTGGAGATCACGGCGCACAACCACGGGTTCGCGGTGGACGCGCCCCTCGACGCCGACACCGTCGCCCCGTTCGACGGCGGCCGGTACGGGCGCGTGCGCGTCTCGCACGTCGACCTCAACGACGACGTCGTCGAGGGCCTCGAGGCGCTCGACCTGCCCGCCTTCTCCGTGCAGTACCACCCGGAGGCAGCGGCCGGCCCGCACGACGCCGCCTACCTGTTCGACCGCTTCTGTGACCTGATGACCACGCACCGCGACGGCGCCGGCTCGACGCCGGACGCCGCCACCACCCAGAAGGGCGCCGCCTGA
- the carB gene encoding carbamoyl-phosphate synthase large subunit, which translates to MPRRDDLRSVLVIGSGPIVIGQACEFDYSGTQACRVLKAEGLRVILVNSNPATIMTDPEFADATYVEPITTEVLTSIIAKERPDAILPTLGGQTALNAAIALDEAGVLEKYDVELIGANIASIQKGEDREQFKQVVEVCGAESARSVIVHTIDDALAAVDVLGYPMVVRPSFTMGGLGSGIAYDEQDLRRIVGQGLHYSPTTEVLLEESILGWKEYELELMRDHHDNVVVVCSIENVDPVGVHTGDSVTVAPALTLTDREYQRMRDIGIAVIREVGVDTGGCNIQFAVHPDTGRIIVIEMNPRVSRSSALASKATGFPIAKIAAKLAIGYTLDEIPNDITGSTPASFEPTLDYVVVKVPRFAFEKFPAADDTLTTTMKSVGEAMAMGRNFTEALGKAMRSIDKKGSSFHWDGGPADGDALDALVATISRPTEHRLVDVQQVLRAGVSVDDVYARTGIDPWFLDQVLLINEVAQATADAPALTREVLAHAKRHGLSDTQIASLRQTSEDAVRRTRWALGVRPVYKTVDTCAAEFEARTPYHYSSYDEENEVAPRERPAILILGSGPNRIGQGIEFDYSCVHAALALKGEYETVMVNCNPETVSTDYDTSDRLYFEPLTFEDVLEVYEAELAAGPVAGLIVTLGGQTPLSLAQRLSDAGLPILGTSPEAIDAAEDRGEFGAVLAAAGLPAPAFGTATTLEGARETARGIGFPVLVRPSYVLGGRGMEIVYDEVQLTEYVERALEEQRGGHRAGSLPPLLIDRFLDDAIEIDVDALYDGTELYLGGVMEHIEEAGVHSGDSACVLPPVTLSVAEIARIRDSTEAIARGVGVVGLLNIQFALVSDVLYVLEANPRASRTAPFVSKATGVSLAKAAAHVMTGRSIAQLRDEGVLPQTDASLVDLDAPIAVKEAVLPFKRFRTADGTVVDTVLGPEMRSTGEVMGFDVDFPTAFAKAQEAAFGGLPTTGRVFISVADRDKRSIVFPVKRLVELGFEILATEGTSAVLRRSGIVSRVVRKHSAGRGPHDEPTIVDLITAGEIDMVVNTPSGQGARADGYEIRAATTAADKAIVTTVQQLGAAVQAIEARQAGPFTVTSLQEHDAAAAVRRANRAAEVGA; encoded by the coding sequence ATGCCTCGTCGCGACGACCTGAGGTCCGTCCTCGTCATCGGGTCCGGCCCGATCGTCATCGGGCAGGCCTGCGAGTTCGACTACTCCGGCACGCAGGCGTGCCGCGTGCTCAAGGCCGAGGGCCTGCGCGTGATCCTCGTGAACTCCAACCCGGCCACGATCATGACGGACCCCGAGTTCGCCGACGCGACGTACGTCGAGCCGATCACGACCGAGGTCCTCACGTCGATCATCGCCAAGGAGCGCCCGGACGCGATCCTGCCGACCCTCGGTGGCCAGACCGCCCTGAACGCGGCGATCGCGCTCGACGAGGCCGGCGTGCTGGAGAAGTACGACGTCGAGCTCATCGGCGCCAACATCGCCTCGATCCAGAAGGGCGAGGACCGCGAGCAGTTCAAGCAGGTCGTCGAGGTCTGCGGTGCCGAGAGCGCGCGGTCGGTGATCGTGCACACGATCGACGACGCCCTCGCCGCGGTCGACGTGCTCGGGTACCCGATGGTCGTGCGGCCGTCGTTCACCATGGGTGGCCTCGGCTCGGGCATCGCGTACGACGAGCAGGACCTGCGCCGGATCGTCGGGCAGGGCCTGCACTACTCGCCGACCACCGAGGTGCTCCTGGAGGAGTCGATCCTCGGCTGGAAGGAGTACGAGCTCGAGCTCATGCGCGACCACCACGACAACGTCGTGGTCGTCTGCTCGATCGAGAACGTCGACCCCGTCGGCGTGCACACGGGGGACTCCGTGACGGTCGCGCCCGCGCTGACGCTGACGGACCGCGAGTACCAGCGGATGCGCGACATCGGTATCGCGGTGATCCGTGAGGTCGGCGTCGACACCGGCGGCTGCAACATCCAGTTCGCGGTGCACCCCGACACTGGCCGCATCATCGTCATCGAGATGAACCCGCGCGTGTCGCGGTCGTCCGCGCTCGCGTCGAAGGCGACGGGCTTCCCGATCGCCAAGATCGCCGCGAAGCTCGCGATCGGCTACACGCTCGACGAGATCCCGAACGACATCACGGGCTCCACGCCTGCGTCCTTCGAGCCGACGCTCGACTACGTCGTCGTGAAGGTCCCGCGGTTCGCGTTCGAGAAGTTCCCCGCGGCGGACGACACCCTGACGACGACCATGAAGTCGGTCGGCGAGGCCATGGCGATGGGGCGCAACTTCACCGAGGCGCTCGGCAAGGCCATGCGGTCGATCGACAAGAAGGGCTCGTCGTTCCACTGGGACGGGGGGCCGGCGGACGGCGACGCGCTGGACGCCCTCGTCGCGACGATCTCGCGTCCCACCGAGCACCGGCTCGTCGACGTGCAGCAGGTGCTGCGCGCGGGCGTCTCCGTCGACGACGTGTACGCGCGGACGGGCATCGACCCGTGGTTCCTCGACCAGGTGCTGCTGATCAACGAGGTCGCGCAGGCGACGGCCGACGCGCCCGCGCTCACCCGCGAGGTGCTGGCGCACGCCAAGCGCCACGGCCTGTCGGACACCCAGATCGCGTCGCTGCGGCAGACGAGCGAGGACGCCGTGCGCCGCACGCGCTGGGCCCTGGGGGTCCGGCCCGTGTACAAGACGGTCGACACCTGCGCGGCCGAGTTCGAGGCGCGCACGCCCTACCACTACTCCTCGTACGACGAGGAGAACGAGGTGGCACCGCGTGAGCGTCCCGCGATCCTCATCCTGGGATCCGGTCCCAACCGCATCGGCCAGGGCATCGAGTTCGACTACTCGTGCGTGCACGCCGCGCTCGCCCTCAAGGGCGAGTACGAGACCGTCATGGTCAACTGCAACCCCGAGACGGTGTCGACGGACTACGACACGTCGGACCGCCTGTACTTCGAGCCGCTGACGTTCGAGGACGTGCTCGAGGTCTACGAGGCCGAGCTCGCGGCTGGCCCGGTGGCGGGCCTGATCGTGACGCTCGGTGGGCAGACGCCCCTGTCCCTCGCGCAGCGGCTGTCCGACGCCGGCCTGCCGATCCTGGGCACGTCGCCCGAGGCGATCGACGCGGCCGAGGACCGCGGGGAGTTCGGTGCGGTGCTCGCCGCCGCGGGTCTCCCCGCCCCGGCGTTCGGCACCGCGACGACCCTGGAGGGTGCGCGCGAGACGGCCCGCGGGATCGGGTTCCCGGTCCTCGTGCGGCCGTCGTACGTGCTCGGCGGGCGCGGCATGGAGATCGTGTACGACGAGGTGCAGCTCACCGAGTACGTCGAGCGCGCGCTGGAGGAGCAGCGGGGAGGGCACCGTGCGGGCAGCCTGCCGCCCCTGCTGATCGACCGGTTCCTCGACGACGCGATCGAGATCGACGTCGACGCGCTGTACGACGGCACCGAGCTGTACCTCGGCGGCGTCATGGAGCACATCGAGGAGGCCGGCGTGCACTCGGGCGACTCGGCCTGCGTGCTCCCGCCGGTGACCCTGTCGGTGGCCGAGATCGCGCGGATCCGGGACTCGACGGAGGCGATCGCGCGCGGCGTCGGCGTGGTCGGCCTGCTCAACATCCAGTTCGCGCTCGTCTCCGACGTGCTCTACGTCCTCGAGGCGAACCCCCGCGCGTCGCGCACGGCACCGTTCGTCTCGAAGGCGACAGGGGTGTCGCTCGCGAAGGCGGCCGCTCACGTCATGACGGGGCGCTCGATCGCGCAGCTGCGCGACGAGGGTGTCCTGCCGCAGACCGACGCGAGCCTCGTCGACCTCGACGCACCCATCGCCGTCAAGGAGGCCGTGCTGCCGTTCAAGCGGTTCCGCACCGCCGACGGCACGGTCGTCGACACGGTCCTCGGCCCCGAGATGCGTTCGACGGGCGAGGTCATGGGGTTCGACGTCGACTTCCCGACGGCGTTCGCGAAGGCCCAGGAGGCGGCCTTCGGGGGTCTGCCGACGACCGGGCGCGTCTTCATCTCGGTGGCGGACCGCGACAAGCGGTCGATCGTCTTCCCGGTGAAGCGCCTCGTCGAGCTGGGGTTCGAGATCCTCGCGACGGAGGGCACGTCCGCCGTGCTGCGACGCAGCGGGATCGTGTCGCGGGTCGTCCGCAAGCACTCCGCGGGCCGCGGGCCGCACGACGAGCCGACGATCGTCGACCTCATCACCGCGGGCGAGATCGACATGGTCGTCAACACGCCGTCCGGCCAGGGTGCGCGGGCCGACGGCTACGAGATCCGCGCCGCGACGACCGCGGCCGACAAGGCCATCGTCACGACCGTGCAGCAGCTCGGTGCGGCCGTGCAGGCGATCGAGGCGCGCCAGGCGGGCCCGTTCACCGTGACGAGCCTGCAGGAGCACGACGCGGCCGCTGCGGTCCGGCGGGCGAACAGGGCGGCCGAGGTCGGCGCGTGA
- the pyrF gene encoding orotidine-5'-phosphate decarboxylase, with product MTDGGAVRPFGARLAEAMDAHGPLCVGIDPHAALLADWGLTDDAAGVREFALRVMEAVGGRVAAVKPQAAFFERHGAAGVAVLEEVVAAGRASGTLVVVDAKRGDIGSTMAAYADTFLRDGSPLAGDALTVSPYLGFGSLDPAVELALATGRGLFVLCLTSNPEGSEVQHARTPDGVTVAAAVAARAAALNADVDPMGSVGLVVGATVGDAAQDAGVDLAGVNGPLLAPGVGAQGAGPRELAHVFGAARRQVLASSSRGVLRAGPDVGALRAAAARAASEAAAALG from the coding sequence GTGACGGACGGGGGAGCGGTGCGGCCGTTCGGCGCGCGACTGGCCGAGGCGATGGACGCGCACGGTCCGCTGTGCGTCGGCATCGACCCGCACGCGGCGCTGCTGGCCGACTGGGGCCTGACCGACGACGCGGCGGGGGTCCGGGAGTTCGCCCTGCGGGTCATGGAGGCGGTCGGCGGCCGGGTGGCGGCGGTGAAGCCGCAGGCGGCCTTCTTCGAGCGCCACGGCGCGGCCGGTGTCGCCGTCCTCGAGGAGGTCGTGGCGGCAGGGCGGGCGAGCGGGACGCTCGTCGTCGTGGACGCCAAGCGGGGGGACATCGGGTCGACGATGGCGGCGTACGCGGACACGTTCCTGCGCGACGGGTCCCCGCTCGCGGGCGACGCGCTGACGGTCTCGCCGTACCTCGGCTTCGGGTCGCTCGACCCGGCCGTCGAGCTCGCGCTCGCCACGGGTCGCGGGCTCTTCGTGCTGTGCCTGACCTCCAACCCGGAGGGGTCCGAGGTGCAGCACGCGCGCACCCCGGACGGCGTGACGGTCGCCGCGGCCGTGGCGGCGCGGGCAGCCGCGCTCAACGCCGACGTCGACCCGATGGGGTCGGTGGGTCTGGTGGTGGGGGCGACGGTGGGTGACGCCGCCCAGGACGCGGGCGTGGACCTGGCCGGCGTCAACGGGCCGCTGCTCGCGCCGGGCGTGGGCGCGCAGGGCGCCGGCCCGCGCGAGCTGGCGCACGTGTTCGGTGCGGCCCGTCGCCAGGTGCTCGCGTCGTCGAGCAGGGGAGTGCTGCGGGCGGGGCCGGACGTGGGGGCCCTGCGCGCGGCCGCGGCTCGGGCGGCGTCGGAGGCGGCCGCGGCGCTGGGCTGA